The bacterium nucleotide sequence GGATGTAGACGCCCCTCTTCATGCCGTCCCGTTTGCGCCTGCCCTTGATCCTCATTCGAACCTCCCAAGCACGGTCTCTCCGGCGCGAGTCTTTTTCCCCGGGCCCACCTCTATCCTGGCATCAGGCGGCAGATAGATATCCAGCCGCGAGCCGAATCGAATCAGCCCGAAGCGTTCGCCCGTCGAAAAACAGTCGCCCTCTCTCGCATAGCAGACTATGCGCCTGGCGATAATCCCCGCTATCTGCACCATGACCAGCTCCCTGCCTGCCGCATCCTCCAGTATCAGGGCGTTCTGCTCATTGTGCTCCGACGCTTTATCCAGGCTGGCCACGAAGAATTTTCCCGCGCGGTATATCGCGCGCCTCACCGTGGCCGTGG carries:
- a CDS encoding phosphatidylserine decarboxylase family protein, whose product is MPRQLPIAVEGFPFIVAVLLASIAAWTMSLPSIAAAMAGLAAFIAFFFRNPKRNVPEAEGVVVAPADGRVIKVEKGVPAPHTGAPCTKVSIFMSVFNVHVNRFPTTATVRRAIYRAGKFFVASLDKASEHNEQNALILEDAAGRELVMVQIAGIIARRIVCYAREGDCFSTGERFGLIRFGSRLDIYLPPDARIEVGPGKKTRAGETVLGRFE